Proteins encoded in a region of the Corynebacterium breve genome:
- the hisB gene encoding imidazoleglycerol-phosphate dehydratase HisB, which translates to MADRIGTATRTTSESDITVEINLDGSGNVDVNTGLPFFDHMLTAFGTHGSFDLKVHATGDTHIDAHHTVEDTAITMGWALLDAVGDKKGIRRFGSMQLPMDETLVEAVLDISGRPYFVMNGEPENMDWQIIGGHYATVINRHFFETLAYNSRITLHVNVKYGRDPHHITEAEYKAVARALREATEMDPRVHGVPSTKGAL; encoded by the coding sequence ATGGCTGACCGTATTGGCACCGCAACTCGCACTACTAGCGAGTCCGATATCACCGTGGAGATCAATCTCGACGGTTCAGGCAATGTCGACGTAAATACCGGCCTGCCGTTTTTTGACCACATGCTCACCGCATTTGGCACCCACGGTTCCTTCGACCTCAAGGTGCACGCCACGGGTGACACGCACATCGACGCGCACCACACCGTCGAGGACACCGCGATCACCATGGGCTGGGCACTACTTGACGCAGTGGGAGATAAGAAGGGCATCCGTCGCTTCGGCTCCATGCAGCTGCCGATGGATGAGACTCTGGTTGAAGCCGTGCTAGATATTTCAGGCCGTCCATACTTTGTCATGAACGGCGAGCCAGAGAACATGGACTGGCAGATCATCGGCGGGCATTACGCCACCGTGATCAACCGCCACTTTTTCGAGACATTAGCCTACAACTCGCGCATCACCTTGCACGTCAACGTGAAATACGGTCGCGACCCGCACCACATCACCGAGGCAGAATACAAGGCCGTGGCTCGCGCTCTGCGCGAAGCAACCGAGATGGATCCGCGCGTCCACGGTGTTCCATCAACCAAGGGCGCTCTGTAA
- a CDS encoding histidinol-phosphate transaminase, which translates to MDFLPNTLAPQTSLGELPLREELRGKSAYGAPQLEVPVQLNTNENPYSPSQALIDDLVAEVSKLASTLNRYPERDAVELRTALATYVSEQTGVTVTKDNLWAANGSNEILQQLLQAFGGPGRSAMGFVPSYSMHPILSSGTQTEFIGVDRGADFRIDMDVALAAIAEHNPDIVFVTTPNNPTGDVTRLADIERIVNAANGIVIIDEAYGEFSPSPSAVTLLEKYPNKLVVSRTMSKAFDFAGGRLGYFVAAPAFIEAVMLVRLPYHLSVLAQAAATVALRHSEDTLETVDKLSQERIRVQAALVDMGYEVVPSESNFLFFGNFNDAAAAWQAFLDEDVLIRDVGVAGHLRVTIGLDIENDMFLKAAAIVKEKGL; encoded by the coding sequence ATGGACTTTCTTCCAAACACACTCGCCCCGCAGACTTCGCTGGGCGAGTTGCCTTTGCGCGAGGAGCTGCGCGGCAAATCCGCGTACGGCGCTCCACAGCTAGAGGTACCTGTTCAGTTAAATACCAACGAGAATCCCTATTCGCCGTCGCAAGCACTTATCGACGACCTTGTCGCCGAGGTATCCAAGCTTGCCTCCACGCTCAACCGTTACCCGGAACGCGATGCTGTTGAGCTTCGTACCGCATTAGCCACCTATGTAAGTGAGCAGACCGGTGTGACGGTGACCAAAGACAACCTGTGGGCAGCCAACGGATCCAACGAGATTCTCCAGCAGCTGCTCCAAGCCTTCGGCGGACCGGGTCGCAGCGCGATGGGGTTTGTCCCGAGCTACTCGATGCATCCGATCTTGTCATCCGGCACTCAAACCGAGTTCATCGGCGTGGATCGTGGTGCCGATTTCCGCATCGACATGGATGTCGCGTTGGCCGCGATCGCCGAGCACAACCCAGACATTGTTTTTGTGACGACCCCGAACAATCCCACCGGCGATGTCACTAGACTGGCAGACATCGAACGTATCGTAAACGCAGCCAACGGCATCGTCATTATCGACGAAGCCTACGGCGAGTTTTCCCCGTCTCCGTCTGCGGTGACACTGCTAGAGAAGTACCCAAACAAACTCGTCGTCTCTCGCACCATGAGCAAGGCATTCGACTTTGCCGGTGGACGCTTGGGCTACTTCGTCGCAGCGCCGGCGTTCATTGAAGCTGTGATGCTGGTCCGCCTTCCTTACCACCTCTCGGTGCTAGCGCAAGCAGCTGCAACTGTGGCACTGCGCCACAGCGAGGACACCCTGGAGACCGTGGATAAGCTCTCCCAGGAGCGCATTCGCGTGCAAGCCGCACTGGTCGACATGGGCTACGAGGTGGTGCCCAGCGAATCGAATTTCTTGTTCTTTGGCAACTTTAACGATGCCGCCGCGGCATGGCAGGCGTTCTTGGACGAGGATGTCTTGATCCGCGACGTTGGCGTTGCAGGTCACTTGCGTGTCACTATTGGCTTGGACATCGAAAATGACATGTTCCTCAAGGCTGCTGCCATCGTGAAGGAGAAAGGGCTGTAA
- the hisD gene encoding histidinol dehydrogenase, translating into MLKVTDLRGRTPSTSELRRVMPRGGTDVNSVMPTVAPIVEAVKEHGAAKALEYGAQFDGITPASVRVPQDVIDNALETISDEVRTALEEAISRIRKVHAAQKPEPHTTELGPGATVTEKFIPIDRVGLYVPGGEAVYPSSVLMNVIPAQEAGATSMVVCTPPQAKFDGWPHPTILAACKLLGVDEIWAVGGAQAVALMAYGDDSENLEPVDIITGPGNIYVTAAKRMVNGVVGIDAEAGPSEIAILADDSADPVSLAFDLISQAEHDLLAASVLITDSEELANQTLKEIEERYTVTLNSDRVKAALVGEQSGVVLVDDLEQGIAVADAYAAEHLEIHTRNAREVAERIKHAGAIFVGEYSPVPLGDYAAGSNHVLPTSGTARFSAGLTTHTFLRPVNLIEYNKEALAEIGPHIIVLADDERLPAHGEAIRARFEEQ; encoded by the coding sequence ATGCTGAAAGTCACTGACCTGCGTGGTCGTACTCCATCCACTTCGGAACTTCGTCGTGTCATGCCACGTGGTGGCACCGACGTGAACTCGGTCATGCCGACCGTCGCCCCAATCGTGGAAGCAGTCAAGGAGCATGGCGCTGCCAAGGCTCTTGAGTACGGTGCGCAGTTCGATGGCATCACCCCAGCATCTGTTCGCGTACCCCAAGACGTCATCGATAACGCTCTTGAGACCATCAGCGACGAAGTGCGCACGGCTCTCGAGGAGGCGATCTCTCGCATCCGCAAGGTCCACGCCGCACAGAAGCCTGAGCCACACACCACAGAGCTCGGACCTGGCGCGACAGTGACCGAGAAGTTCATTCCTATCGACCGCGTCGGCCTGTATGTTCCAGGTGGCGAAGCCGTGTACCCATCGAGCGTGCTGATGAACGTGATCCCTGCGCAGGAGGCAGGAGCTACATCCATGGTTGTGTGCACCCCACCTCAGGCGAAGTTCGATGGCTGGCCACACCCAACCATCCTCGCGGCGTGCAAGCTACTCGGCGTTGACGAGATCTGGGCAGTCGGCGGCGCACAGGCTGTCGCCTTGATGGCTTACGGCGATGATTCCGAAAACCTTGAGCCAGTAGATATCATCACCGGCCCGGGCAACATCTACGTCACCGCAGCAAAGCGCATGGTCAATGGTGTTGTTGGCATCGATGCAGAAGCAGGCCCATCCGAGATTGCGATTCTTGCCGACGACTCCGCCGACCCAGTCAGCCTCGCGTTCGACTTGATCTCCCAGGCCGAGCACGACCTTCTCGCCGCATCTGTGTTGATCACCGATTCCGAGGAGCTTGCCAACCAAACCCTCAAGGAGATCGAGGAACGCTACACCGTCACCCTCAACTCCGATCGAGTCAAGGCAGCACTCGTCGGTGAGCAGTCCGGAGTGGTTCTTGTCGACGACCTTGAGCAAGGCATCGCCGTTGCAGACGCATACGCGGCGGAACACTTGGAAATTCACACCCGCAACGCTCGCGAGGTAGCCGAGCGCATCAAGCACGCCGGTGCGATCTTCGTCGGCGAGTATTCTCCAGTCCCGCTGGGCGATTACGCTGCAGGCTCCAACCACGTACTGCCGACCTCGGGCACCGCGCGTTTTTCCGCAGGCCTAACCACCCATACCTTCCTGCGCCCAGTCAACCTGATCGAATACAACAAGGAAGCACTGGCAGAAATCGGCCCGCACATCATCGTTCTTGCCGACGATGAGCGGCTTCCAGCACACGGTGAGGCCATCCGAGCACGTTTTGAGGAGCAGTAA
- a CDS encoding YbjN domain-containing protein — protein sequence MSRLAKHRAPDPQDEFATEVTLTRVAKMLTGLGYETVAEFDRLVISGHDYVATVWISFSAPLALVIDGQRRVPAPFEQASTLAHFLDTWNHDRIAPTASYHMLDTGDLLIRLRSATFIKFGLTDDQLASALTGALNSMNTFSTEYRVHFLANDEDESLPETIKRAQDTEALRGPHPSTRHLPPDEELPVFGAPDPVEISGDEPLDEFEFSHVVEPLDQLDFRYSIADEDIVTTAVNGLGFALCVDSDTFFRVTGVYPTTLDPTHDFLSVWLACNEHNEEAVFTTAYTRVENDTLLLQVETACDISQGMALDQRSHFVVSSLVGILSGMDTVCLQACGYSIIDWPQ from the coding sequence GTGAGCAGGTTGGCCAAACACCGCGCGCCCGATCCCCAAGATGAATTTGCCACTGAGGTAACGCTGACGCGGGTGGCGAAAATGCTCACCGGTTTAGGCTACGAGACCGTGGCGGAGTTCGACCGTCTTGTGATCTCCGGTCACGACTACGTCGCCACCGTGTGGATCAGTTTTTCCGCCCCCTTGGCTTTGGTCATCGATGGTCAACGACGCGTTCCCGCACCGTTCGAGCAGGCCTCGACCCTTGCGCACTTCCTAGACACTTGGAATCACGACCGCATCGCCCCCACCGCGAGCTATCACATGCTTGACACCGGTGACTTGCTAATTCGCCTGCGGTCCGCGACCTTTATCAAGTTTGGGCTTACCGACGACCAGCTCGCCTCGGCTCTCACCGGCGCGCTAAATTCAATGAACACGTTTTCTACTGAGTATCGCGTGCATTTTCTGGCCAACGACGAGGACGAATCGTTGCCGGAAACAATCAAGCGAGCCCAAGACACTGAGGCACTGCGCGGCCCACACCCCAGTACTCGCCACCTTCCGCCCGACGAGGAACTCCCGGTGTTTGGGGCCCCTGATCCTGTGGAGATCTCCGGCGACGAGCCACTCGACGAGTTTGAATTTTCCCATGTCGTCGAACCTTTGGATCAGTTGGATTTTCGTTATTCGATCGCAGATGAAGACATCGTGACTACCGCAGTTAACGGCCTAGGTTTCGCTTTGTGCGTTGATTCCGACACGTTTTTCCGCGTTACCGGCGTCTACCCCACCACGCTCGATCCCACGCACGACTTCTTAAGCGTGTGGCTGGCGTGCAACGAGCACAACGAGGAAGCGGTATTCACCACCGCTTATACCCGCGTAGAAAACGACACCTTGCTCTTGCAAGTGGAGACCGCTTGCGACATTTCGCAAGGAATGGCGCTAGATCAACGCAGCCATTTTGTGGTGTCCTCCCTGGTCGGAATCTTAAGCGGGATGGACACGGTTTGCTTGCAGGCCTGCGGCTATTCCATTATCGATTGGCCGCAGTAG
- a CDS encoding TetR/AcrR family transcriptional regulator: MQLSRSYIVDAALEILDTYGFADMTMRRVATQLGVAPGALYWHISNKQELVAAIAEAIIEPIGVRLATTPLSPDELCTSLREFLLHHRDGAEVVAAAMSQPQSAVRLKIFEAVTSSISEYFDTQILSPSDIEAAATGLTHLTVGAAALHQAGLQFAEATGEEFDADNEWQSQNAVRLLLAGLRMKELESQNGK; this comes from the coding sequence ATGCAGCTCTCTCGTAGTTACATCGTCGACGCGGCGCTAGAGATCCTGGACACCTATGGATTCGCCGATATGACCATGCGTCGCGTTGCCACGCAGCTCGGTGTGGCCCCCGGCGCACTTTATTGGCACATCTCCAACAAACAGGAGCTCGTCGCAGCAATCGCCGAGGCGATCATCGAACCCATCGGCGTTCGCTTGGCGACGACTCCCCTGTCCCCGGATGAGCTATGCACTAGTTTGCGCGAGTTCCTGCTCCATCACCGCGACGGTGCCGAAGTGGTAGCTGCTGCCATGTCACAGCCGCAATCCGCTGTGCGATTGAAAATATTTGAGGCTGTGACGTCGTCGATAAGCGAGTATTTTGACACCCAGATTCTCAGCCCCAGCGACATCGAAGCAGCAGCAACGGGCTTAACCCACCTGACCGTGGGTGCAGCCGCATTACACCAGGCAGGTCTGCAGTTTGCCGAAGCGACCGGCGAGGAGTTCGACGCCGACAATGAATGGCAATCCCAGAATGCCGTCAGGTTGCTCTTAGCAGGTTTGCGAATGAAGGAACTCGAGAGCCAAAACGGTAAGTAA
- the glgX gene encoding glycogen debranching protein GlgX has protein sequence MTNATAETPQVWPGDAYPLGSTYDGAGTNFAIFSNIAHKVELCLIDREENEIRVPLEEKDNYVWHAYLPGVVPGQRYGYRIHGPWDPANGKRCDPNKLLVDPYARAFDGEFDGDPSLFSYDVFADPPGSGRNEDDSLGHTMKSVVVNPFFDWGDDRAPKVPAHETVIYETHVKGMTATHPDVPEEMRGTYAGMAHPSVINYFKDLGVTSVELMPVHQFLQDDRLRDLGLRNYWGYNTFGFFAPQQDYAAATKPGGAVSEFKGMVRAYHEAGIEIILDVVYNHTAEGNHLGPTIAFRGIDNEAYYRLVDGDRFHYMDYTGTGNSLNVRDPHSLQLIMDSLRYWITEMHVDGFRFDLASTLARELDDVDRLATFFDLVQQDPVVSQTKLIAEPWDIGHDGYQVGNFPALWSEWNGKYRDTMRDFWRGEPSTLGEFASRLTGSSDLYQHNGRRPTASINFITAHDGFTLNDLVSYNEKHNEANHEDNRDGESHNRSWNHGVEGPTDDPVILDLRDRQRRNFLTTLLLSQGTPMISHGDEIGRTQGGNNNAYCQDSEIAWMDWDLLEKNAELHGFTRRLLKIRQLHPVFRRRRFFDGGPLGTDVLDRDIAWLVPDGQLMTQGDWDFAFGKALMVYLNGTAIAESDERGQKIEDDSFIMMFNAHYEDIEFTIPPKHLGAKWQLLIDTTEKTGYPLEQSVHEPGDTVTVESRSTLVLKQVEPPIFDEPDDEAENAENAELSDEAPVEEASAPEAEAPAEADAPAEEEAAEAETPAEEAQPEE, from the coding sequence ATGACTAACGCGACTGCAGAAACTCCCCAGGTTTGGCCCGGGGATGCCTATCCGCTCGGCTCAACCTACGACGGCGCAGGAACCAACTTCGCAATCTTTTCCAACATCGCCCACAAGGTGGAACTCTGCCTGATCGACCGCGAGGAAAACGAGATCCGCGTTCCTCTGGAAGAGAAGGACAACTACGTCTGGCACGCTTACCTCCCTGGCGTTGTGCCGGGCCAGCGCTATGGATACCGCATTCATGGCCCTTGGGACCCAGCCAACGGCAAGCGTTGCGATCCAAACAAGCTTCTTGTCGATCCATACGCGCGAGCATTCGATGGCGAGTTCGACGGCGACCCATCCCTCTTCTCCTACGACGTTTTTGCCGACCCTCCGGGAAGCGGGCGCAACGAAGACGACTCGCTTGGCCACACCATGAAGTCCGTCGTTGTCAACCCGTTCTTCGACTGGGGTGACGACCGCGCTCCCAAGGTCCCAGCCCACGAAACCGTGATTTATGAAACTCACGTCAAGGGCATGACCGCCACTCACCCGGACGTACCGGAGGAGATGCGCGGCACCTATGCCGGCATGGCGCACCCATCGGTGATCAACTACTTCAAAGATCTCGGCGTTACCTCGGTCGAGCTGATGCCGGTGCACCAGTTTCTCCAGGACGATCGCCTGCGCGATCTTGGTCTGCGCAACTACTGGGGCTACAACACCTTCGGCTTCTTTGCTCCCCAGCAGGATTACGCTGCCGCAACCAAGCCAGGCGGCGCGGTGTCCGAATTCAAGGGCATGGTCCGCGCCTACCACGAGGCTGGAATCGAAATCATCCTCGACGTGGTGTACAACCACACCGCCGAAGGCAACCACCTCGGCCCAACCATCGCATTCCGAGGCATCGACAACGAGGCGTACTACCGCTTGGTCGACGGCGACCGGTTCCACTACATGGACTACACCGGCACGGGCAACTCCCTGAACGTGCGCGACCCGCACTCGCTGCAGCTCATCATGGATTCTTTGCGCTACTGGATCACAGAGATGCACGTCGACGGCTTCCGCTTCGACTTGGCGTCCACCTTGGCGCGCGAGCTCGACGACGTCGATCGCCTTGCGACCTTCTTCGACCTGGTCCAGCAAGACCCTGTGGTGTCCCAGACAAAGCTCATCGCCGAGCCATGGGACATCGGCCACGACGGCTACCAGGTGGGCAACTTCCCAGCGCTCTGGAGCGAGTGGAACGGAAAGTACCGCGACACCATGCGCGACTTCTGGCGCGGCGAGCCTTCCACACTAGGTGAGTTCGCCTCCCGCCTGACCGGTTCTTCTGACCTGTACCAGCACAACGGCCGCCGCCCAACCGCTTCGATCAACTTCATTACTGCTCACGATGGCTTTACGTTGAATGACCTAGTCAGCTACAACGAAAAGCACAATGAGGCGAACCACGAAGACAATCGCGACGGCGAGTCCCACAACCGCTCCTGGAACCACGGCGTTGAAGGCCCCACCGACGATCCCGTCATCCTCGATCTGCGCGACCGTCAGCGACGCAACTTCTTGACCACTCTCTTGCTCTCCCAGGGCACCCCGATGATTTCGCACGGCGATGAGATTGGCCGCACCCAGGGCGGAAACAACAACGCCTACTGCCAGGACAGCGAAATCGCGTGGATGGATTGGGACCTACTGGAGAAGAACGCTGAGCTTCACGGCTTTACCCGCCGCCTATTGAAGATCCGTCAGCTGCACCCAGTGTTCCGCCGCCGCCGCTTCTTCGACGGAGGTCCTTTGGGTACCGACGTTCTCGATCGCGACATCGCTTGGCTTGTCCCAGACGGCCAGCTGATGACGCAGGGCGACTGGGACTTTGCCTTTGGCAAGGCCCTCATGGTCTACCTCAACGGTACCGCGATTGCAGAGTCCGACGAGCGAGGTCAGAAGATCGAGGACGATTCCTTCATCATGATGTTCAATGCTCACTACGAGGACATCGAGTTCACGATCCCTCCAAAGCACCTCGGCGCTAAGTGGCAGCTTCTCATCGACACCACCGAGAAGACGGGCTACCCACTGGAACAGTCGGTTCACGAACCAGGTGACACCGTCACCGTCGAGTCCCGCTCTACCTTGGTACTCAAGCAGGTCGAACCGCCAATCTTCGACGAGCCCGACGACGAAGCAGAAAACGCTGAGAACGCTGAGCTTAGCGACGAAGCTCCTGTCGAAGAAGCTTCCGCCCCTGAGGCAGAGGCTCCTGCTGAGGCAGATGCTCCTGCTGAAGAAGAGGCCGCTGAAGCTGAGACACCAGCAGAGGAAGCCCAACCAGAGGAGTAA
- a CDS encoding exonuclease domain-containing protein, with the protein MIAAHGASITVTNQAIRIIPSDLAASLHGVQADISIAITDITSVGLVPGDAWDNSVLTITTTKGETSLSFAPNTLSEAERIAQSIEAAQRGEAPATDATSTTVSGIPGFDFVAFDVETANGEWGSICQIGLVRFIDGIATERASWLCTPPPGLDTFDPYNVAIHGITADAVADAPSFASRLDQLEEFVGKLPIVAHNAQFDATALREAAVASNKPAPTIMFACTLAQSRAAKLHVENHKLPTLAEAFGVELLQHHDAAADAAACGEIMVFLAQQAGHSGSVMEFVHATGFTLGVIESNRVVPVLRDRSGAGRALQESRVQQLTEQPEKVDVSPAPEVSGAGTDQPSRRGPAPWQSVATPDTIPDPNPDADSSNPLFGQNVTLTGEFEPFDKGALWSGIAHLGGQVGKNVTKKTTILVTGEWATMTSKEKRARELIDKGQAIQIWPADKLLSVLGLDEEPPF; encoded by the coding sequence GTGATTGCAGCTCACGGCGCATCCATCACCGTTACCAACCAAGCCATCCGCATTATCCCCTCGGATCTTGCGGCCTCGCTGCACGGTGTCCAGGCCGATATATCGATAGCGATCACCGATATCACCTCTGTGGGGCTCGTCCCTGGCGACGCTTGGGACAACAGTGTCCTGACGATCACGACTACTAAGGGTGAGACTTCGCTGAGTTTCGCGCCCAACACGTTGTCGGAGGCAGAACGCATCGCACAGTCCATTGAGGCCGCGCAACGGGGCGAAGCACCTGCAACCGATGCCACCTCGACGACAGTTTCGGGCATTCCGGGTTTCGATTTCGTGGCTTTCGACGTTGAGACCGCGAATGGTGAGTGGGGTTCGATCTGCCAAATTGGCTTAGTCCGGTTCATCGACGGCATTGCGACGGAACGCGCCTCGTGGCTGTGTACTCCCCCTCCGGGGTTGGACACCTTTGATCCCTACAATGTGGCGATCCACGGGATCACCGCCGATGCTGTCGCCGATGCCCCTTCCTTTGCCTCTCGTTTAGACCAGCTCGAGGAGTTCGTCGGCAAGCTCCCGATTGTGGCGCACAACGCGCAATTTGATGCCACCGCTTTGCGCGAAGCAGCCGTGGCTTCGAATAAGCCAGCGCCCACGATCATGTTCGCATGCACGCTGGCACAATCCCGCGCGGCGAAGTTGCACGTGGAAAACCACAAACTCCCGACTTTGGCTGAGGCTTTTGGGGTGGAGCTGCTCCAACACCACGATGCTGCAGCAGATGCCGCCGCGTGCGGTGAAATCATGGTTTTCTTGGCACAACAAGCTGGGCATTCCGGATCTGTCATGGAGTTTGTACACGCTACCGGTTTCACTCTGGGCGTGATCGAGTCGAATCGTGTGGTGCCTGTGCTGCGGGACCGTTCAGGTGCTGGTCGCGCGCTACAGGAATCCCGCGTGCAACAGCTCACCGAACAGCCCGAGAAGGTCGATGTGTCACCTGCGCCCGAGGTTTCTGGGGCAGGTACAGATCAACCTTCTCGTCGAGGGCCCGCGCCGTGGCAGTCAGTGGCTACCCCCGATACCATCCCTGATCCTAATCCCGATGCGGATTCATCCAACCCGTTGTTCGGACAAAACGTGACCCTGACTGGTGAGTTCGAGCCTTTTGACAAAGGAGCTCTGTGGTCTGGCATAGCCCATTTGGGCGGGCAGGTGGGCAAGAATGTGACGAAAAAGACCACAATTCTGGTCACCGGCGAATGGGCGACAATGACCTCGAAAGAAAAGCGCGCCCGCGAGTTGATTGACAAGGGCCAAGCTATTCAGATTTGGCCGGCAGACAAGCTGCTGTCGGTGCTCGGGCTCGATGAGGAACCACCTTTCTAG